The genomic interval AACGGCCTCGAGTCCCTGATTTTTGGCTATTCCGGACCGGTCTTCTGGCTTGTTGCCTTAGCCGGCGTCTGGTCCGTGCTCCTGGGCCGGCACCATGGCAGCGATTCGGGCCACGACGAAAGGGCCGCGGCCCGGAAGCTGTTGCACGAGGGCGGCGATTCACTGTCGTGGATGGCCCTCTGGGAGCCCAACCGGTACTGGTTCAGCCCGGATGCACGCGGCGCCGTCGCCTACCAGCTGCACGGCAGTGTCGCCCTGACGCTGGCCGGTCCCTTCGGTGCGGCAGACTCCCGTCAGCGGACTGCCGAAGGGTTTCTTTCCTACTGCGGCAACCGCGCGCTCATCCCGGCGTTCTACTCGTGTGATGACACGCTGTGGCCCCTGCTGCAGGACCGGGGCTTCCAGCGCGTGTCGGTAGCGCAGGAGACCCGGCTGTCCGTCCGGCAACTTGAATTCACGGGCAAGGAATGGCAGAACGTCAGGACTGCACGCAACCGCGCCGCCAAGATGGGAGTCAAAGCCGTCTGGGGTACGTACCACGGGCTGCCGTCCGCCCTGCGTGCCCGGCTCAGCGAAGTGTCGGAGGAATGGGCGGCAGGAAAATCAGTTCCGGAAATGGGATTCACGCTGGGCGGCATGGATGAGCTGATGGACGACGAAGTGCTTTGCTGCCTGGCGGTGGACGGCGACGGCCACGTGCACGGGGTAACAAGCTGGTTGCCCGTTTACGACGGCGGGACACTGGTCAGCCGCACGCTGGACGTTATGCGCCGGGGTGCTGACGGATTCCCCGGGGTGATGGAGTTCCTCATTGCTTCGGCGGTCCTGGAATTGCGCGAATCCGTGGAGGTAATCTCGCTCTCCGGGTCCCCGCTCGCCAGCCGGCCCGGCGACGAAACGCCGGGGAAGCCGGTGCCGGCAGAGAACCTCGTCCGCATCCTCGATGTGGTGGGCCACGCCCTCGAACCGGTCTACGGATTCCGGTCCCTGGCGGCCTTCAAATCACGCTTCAAACCCGAGTACCGAACCCTTTACCTGTATTACCAGGATCCGCTGCAGTTGCCGGCGATCGGACGGGCGCTCACCCGGGCCTATTTGCCCGGCCTTTCGCTGCGGCAGGGGGCACGGCTGGTCCGGGGCCTGGTGGGCCAGGGAAACTGATCCCCACAGTGGCCCGAGCGATTTGCGACTGGAAAGTCACGGTGGTCAAAGACATTGCGGACAAAGAAAAGATCCCCGGCACGGATGCCGGGGATCTTTTCTTCGCTGGAGGCCACGCAGACGGCGGCCGCCGGGCGGGGGACTAGACCAGCGTTACGCCGGTAGCCTGGGGGCCCTTGGCACCCTGACCGATTTCGAACTGAACGCGCTGGTTCTCGTCGAGGGTCTTGAAGCCACCGGTCTGGATTTCCGAGTAGTGAACGAAGACATCGCCATCGGAGTCATCCGGGGTGATGAAGCCGAAGCCCTTTTCAGCGTTGAACCACTTGACGGTTCCCTGTGCCATTTATTTCTCCTCATTATGGAACTTGTCTAAGTCCGGCACACCTCGTGCCGGACTCGGTCACTCCGCGAGAAGAATCCTTCAATGCCGTTCCTGGGAACCTGCGCTGCAGGAGCTTCGCGCTCGCAACATGTCTTGCGAGCATGAAAAACACCTACACAAAGACTGGTCTAAGAATTTCACGCCGATTCCGTCAGGTCAACGGTCTGAACGGCCAATACGGCAAATTTTGCGTATAAAAAGGATGAATCCCCTTGTCAGGGGGCCGAAGGCGTCACCGGTGCGGATATCCGGCGTCAGAAAGGCGGAACTCGGCGTCATAAAAGCGGATGGCGGGCCTCAGAAAAGCCGGGAGTCGCTGTCGTCCACCCCGCGCATGGCGTCGTAGTCCAGCGTGATGCAGTCGATGCCGCGGTCGTTGGCCAGCACCTTGGCCTGCGGCTTGATCTGCTGGGCAGCGAAGATGCCACGGACCGGGGCCAGCAGCGGATCGCGGTTGAGTAGTTCAAGGTAGCGCGTGAGCTGCTCCACGCCGTCAATGTCGCCCCGCCGCTTCAGCTCGATGGCCACGGTGGCCCCGCTCGCGTCACGGGCCAGGATGTCCACCGGGCCGATGGCGGTGAAGTACTCGCGCCGAATGAGCGAAAAACCTGAGCCCAGCGTCTCGATCTGATCGGCAAGCAGGCGCTGGAGGTCGGCTTCGACGCCGTCCTTGATCAGACCGGGGTCCACCCCGAGGTCGTGGGAGGACTCGTGCAGCTGCTCGTGGATGTTGATGATAAGGCGGTCATCGGTCTTGGCGGACTGGACGGTCCACTGTTCCGTGACGCCAAGCTCCAGGTCAATGTCCTCCGGCGAGGACACCCGCAGGGTGGCAGGCGGGCTCATCCAGTTCAGCGGCTTGTAGGAGCCGCCGTCGGAATGAACCAGCACCGAGCCGTCGGCCTTGACCAGCAGGAGCCTGGTGGCAAGGGGGAGATGGGCTTTGAGCCGGCCAACATAATCAACTGAACATCGGGCTATGACAAGTCGCACGCCGTACACACTACCGGGGCTGGGGCAGAATGGAGGCATGCCGCGTTCCAACCGTCCCCGTCGCCCTGCCTCCGGAAAGCCGGGCATTGCTGGCGGAAAGCCGGTAGGCAAGAAGGGCAACGGCGACGTTCCGGAGTTGGATTTGGAGCGGGCGCGGGCTGGAATCGCCCGCCGGGAAAGCGCTCCCGACGGCGAGTGGATGGTCAGGACCATGACCGCCAGGAACGCGGAAAAGACCTACATCTGCCCCGGCTGTTCCACCGTTGTGGTCCCCGGCGTCGCCCATCTGGTGGTCTGGAAGGACGATCACATCTTCGGTGCGGCCGCAGGCCTGGCTGAGCGCCGCCACTGGCACACCAACTGCTGGCTGTCCCGGACGTACCGTTACCGCTGATGCCGAATAGCCCGGGCGAACGGCTCCGCCCCGGAGAAGCCGCGTTAGAGCCAGCGCACTGCGCCTGGCGGACGGCGGGAGTCGCTAAGCTGGCAGGCATGACTTTTGATCCGGCGTCGTACGAATTCAGCCAGCCAACAGGGCCCGCACCCATCCGCGCCTCAACAGTGTTGCCGGCCCGGCGGGAGAACATCGAGCTCCGCACGGAGGATGGCCACACGCTGGTGGGGGAACTGGCGCTGCCCGAGTCCGGCCAGATCACCGCGACGCTGATCACCCTGCATCCGCTTCCGACGCACGGCGGTTTTATGGACTCGCACGTGTACCGCAAGGCGTCCTACCGGCTTCCGGCGCTGGCCGGCGTGGCCGTGCTTCGCTTCAACACGCGCGGGACGGAGTCGCCGCGGGGAACCAGCGCAGGTTCCTTCGAGGAGGGCATCGGCGAGCGGCAGGACGTTGAGGCGGCGGTGCGTTTCGCCGTCGAACGCCAGCTGCCCAACCGCTGGCTGGTGGGCTGGTCCTTCGGCACCGAGCTGGCGCTGATGTACGGTGCCGTTGAGCCGGTGGCGAGCCAGGTTGAAGGTGCTGTCCTGCTGTCACCGCCGCTGCACCGCGCAACGGACGCCCACCTGCGCCTCTGGGCGGACTCCGCCAAGCCGCTCACCGTGCTTGTGCCGGAGCATGACGACTACCTCCAGCCCGCGGCCGCCGCTGAACGCTTCAGCCTGGTGCCACAGGCCCGGGTGGTAGGCGTCGACGGCGCCAAGCACCTTTGGGTGGGGGAGAAATACGCTTCCCGCGTGCTCAATGAAATCGTCGACGACGTGACGGAAGCGGGCTCCGGACCCGAAGGCCTGCCGCAGGTGTGGAACGGCCCGGTGGCTACCTCGGCCGCCTAGTGCCTGAACGCTAGTGCTTGTCCTGGCGGACGATGTAGATCTCCTTGACCAGAAGCAGGATGGCGGCCGCCGTGGGGATGGCGATGAGCGCCCCCAGGACTCCCAGCAGGCTGCCGCCGGCAATCACGGAGATCACGGCCACGGCGCCGGGCACGGCCACGGCCTTCTGCATAATGCGCGGCGAGATGAAGTAGGCCTCGAACTGGAGGTAGGCAAAGTAGCAGATGCCGTAGACGGCGGCGGTCTGCCAGCCGACGGTCAAGGCGATCAGCAGGACCACGATGCCGGCGATCATGCCGCCCACCAAGGGGATGAAAGCCAGCAGGGCCACCACGAAGGCCAGCAAGAGGGCGAACGGGACACCCACAATGGACATCACGATGAAAGCAAACGTGGCATTGAGCAATGCCACGCAGGCCTGCCCGATCACGTAGTTGCCGACGGAACGGGTGATCTCCTCGGAGAGGGCTTCCACCCGGGCCCGGCGGGACCGCGGGGCCAGCCGGTAGCCCCACTTCTTCATGGCCGGGAGGGCGGCCAGGAAGTAGAGGCTCAGGACCAGGACGATCAATGTGCCGAAGAGACCGTTGGCCAGGGTGGAACCGAAGCCCACCACCCCGCCGAAGATCCCGCCCATCGCCGCCGGATCATTGACGAACTTGTCGAGTTCCTCGTTGATGCGGTCGCGGACCCCGAACTCGTTATCAAGGTTGCGGAAGAACTCAGAGTCGATGAAGTCCCGTACCCAGGTGGGTGCCTGCACCACAATTTGGGTGACCTGTTCCACGATGGTGGGAATGAGGGTGGCGAAGAACCCTCCCACAGCCACTACCAGGACAAGGACGGCCAGAAGAATGCCGACCGGGCGGGGAATGCGGCGGTTCTCCAGCCAGCCCACCA from Pseudarthrobacter sp. SSS035 carries:
- a CDS encoding cold-shock protein → MAQGTVKWFNAEKGFGFITPDDSDGDVFVHYSEIQTGGFKTLDENQRVQFEIGQGAKGPQATGVTLV
- the nucS gene encoding endonuclease NucS, giving the protein MRLVIARCSVDYVGRLKAHLPLATRLLLVKADGSVLVHSDGGSYKPLNWMSPPATLRVSSPEDIDLELGVTEQWTVQSAKTDDRLIINIHEQLHESSHDLGVDPGLIKDGVEADLQRLLADQIETLGSGFSLIRREYFTAIGPVDILARDASGATVAIELKRRGDIDGVEQLTRYLELLNRDPLLAPVRGIFAAQQIKPQAKVLANDRGIDCITLDYDAMRGVDDSDSRLF
- a CDS encoding AI-2E family transporter, whose translation is MTDKTEESSTGHENQPAAGALESSPDTPATAKRRGSAASALGQLVRRLRQPLPGAQPRLRFEIPPEYNHTEEPAATEDDGAGGAGGTAAQFGRPGPRMSMQHPLYMGFMGTVGVGLALLVYWIGSNTTQLLLWIVAALFIALGLEPVVGWLENRRIPRPVGILLAVLVLVVAVGGFFATLIPTIVEQVTQIVVQAPTWVRDFIDSEFFRNLDNEFGVRDRINEELDKFVNDPAAMGGIFGGVVGFGSTLANGLFGTLIVLVLSLYFLAALPAMKKWGYRLAPRSRRARVEALSEEITRSVGNYVIGQACVALLNATFAFIVMSIVGVPFALLLAFVVALLAFIPLVGGMIAGIVVLLIALTVGWQTAAVYGICYFAYLQFEAYFISPRIMQKAVAVPGAVAVISVIAGGSLLGVLGALIAIPTAAAILLLVKEIYIVRQDKH
- a CDS encoding ATP/GTP-binding protein is translated as MPRSNRPRRPASGKPGIAGGKPVGKKGNGDVPELDLERARAGIARRESAPDGEWMVRTMTARNAEKTYICPGCSTVVVPGVAHLVVWKDDHIFGAAAGLAERRHWHTNCWLSRTYRYR
- a CDS encoding alpha/beta hydrolase, with amino-acid sequence MTFDPASYEFSQPTGPAPIRASTVLPARRENIELRTEDGHTLVGELALPESGQITATLITLHPLPTHGGFMDSHVYRKASYRLPALAGVAVLRFNTRGTESPRGTSAGSFEEGIGERQDVEAAVRFAVERQLPNRWLVGWSFGTELALMYGAVEPVASQVEGAVLLSPPLHRATDAHLRLWADSAKPLTVLVPEHDDYLQPAAAAERFSLVPQARVVGVDGAKHLWVGEKYASRVLNEIVDDVTEAGSGPEGLPQVWNGPVATSAA